The genomic interval GTCGATCAAATGCGGTGATGCGAATATTGTGATTGCCGGTGGTCAGGAAAATATGAGCCTTGCACCGCACGCAGTTTTCATACGCAGCGGCGTCAAGATGGGCCCATCAACAATGACGGATACCATGATCAACGATGGTCTGTGGGATGCCTTCAATGACTACCATATGGGGCAAACCGCAGAAAATGTGGCTGCAAAATATGGCATTACGCGTGCAATGCAGGATGAACTAGCCGCATCTTCCCAGAGCAAAGCAACCGCTGCGCGTGAGGCTGGCAAATTTGATCAGGAAATCATTCCGGTAACCTTTAAGACCCGCAAGGGCGACGTTACCATCGGGACTGATGAATTCATTCGACCGGAAACGACCGTTGAAAAGCTTTCAGGCCTTCGCCCCGCCTTTTCTAAAGACGGCACGGTTACCGCGGGCAACGCATCTGGAATTAACGACGGAGCGGCTGCGGTCGTGATGATGAGCGCTGAAGAAGCGACAAAACGCAATATCAGGCCCTTGGCTAAGGTCGTTTCTTGGGCAACTGCCGGTGTTGATCCTGCACTTATGGGGACAGGACCAATCCCTTCTTCCCAAAAAGCCTTAAGCAAAGCAGGCTGGAGTGTAGACGATCTGGATCTGATTGAAGCCAACGAGGCCTTCGCAGCACAGGCTGTTGCCGTAAATAATGAAATGGGCTGGGACACATCGATCGTCAATGTGAATGGTGGTGCGATTGCTCTGGGCCACCCGATTGGTGCATCCGGTGCGCGAATCTTTGTAACACTGCTTCACGAAATGGCGCGTCGCGATGCTAAAAAAGGTCTGGCAACCCTATGCATTGGCGGTGGCATGGGTATGGCTGTATGTGTTGAGCGGGAATAGCCTAAGGCTAACCCCGTCTCTTTTTCCTGATTGAAGCTTGACCATATCCCTGTCATTTCCTCTCGATGGCAGGGATATTAGAATCCGGCATGATCCTTCAGAAAGGCATCCAGTTCATCTATGAAAAGAGAAATGCTGGGGTTTCTGTTTTTAGGGTCCCAGATGAGTTCGACATTAAACTGGCAGTCCGACTCGGCAACACGAAGAAATGTTGAATTTTTACCGAGCAGATGGGTTTGATGCTTGGGAAGAATGACCACTGCGTTTGTACTCAGTTCCAGATTGAAGCAACAGGTTGACAAGTTGGGACTAACTACTTCCGGCCCATAGGAAACGCCATATCGTTCCAGAAAATAGCTGTTGCACTCTCCCGAAAGCGGAGAAACCGCCTTGTCAACACCAATGATCGGATAGTCGGCTGCATCGGTGATTGAGACCTGCGCTTTTTTGGTCAGGGGATGATCCTTGTGCACCGCGAGGCACAAGGGATCTTTGAACAGCTCGATATGCTTGAATTGTTTGTCATTTATCTGGTGATCAGGCCTGATGAGAAAAGCCAGATCACACTCGTGACGATCAAGCGCGTCCGGGATTGTATCAAGATGAGTATCGCAGCAATTGATTTCTACCGCTTCATGATGCTTGCGGAAACGAACAAGAAAGTCCGTAAAGAACTCACGTGTTGCAGCGCCGAGGAACATGATCGATAGCGAGCTCTGACTTTTGCCCAGAGCCTCCTGAATGACGTGAAAAGTCGCTTCATACTGGACAACTATTTTTTCGGCTTCTTCAGCCAGAAGCTGTCCGGTCGGTGTCAACTCAACCTGATGAGTATTCCGATTGAGAAGCTTGGCATCGAATTGCTCTTCCAGATATTTCAGATGTCGACTGAGTACTGGCTGCGTCATGCCCAACTGTTCCGCCGCTCGACTGAAATTGAGCAGCTTGGACAAAACCAAATATTCCCGAAACAAGCGAATTTCCATGTAGCCTCCCAAACATTTCGCTGATTTATATTGACTGATTTTGATGAGCTTAAAGAAACGCGCACGTCATTGATCTTGTTGTGTCGCCAGTTTTGGCCCCGAAAAACCATCCTCAACGACTTGCGTTTCTTGTCGGTTTCCTCCCATTTCTTTCATTTTATAATTGTTCACGCCAACGAGACAAAGTGTGCCCGGAATGAGCCTGCGACAAACCAATGGAAACAGAGAAGCGAAAAATTATAAACCTACTCGTACGGTTTAGTGCAAGTCTTGTATGAGCGCAAACACTGTTACAGACTTTCTCCCTAAAGGCAGCCGCTCTTCAAGCCCGGGCACCCGAGAGATGGTCCCGCATATTGACTGCCAATTGTTTCTTCAAACGGAAAAAATGAAATTTTCCATCGGGTGGATAAGGCAAATTCATTTTGACGAAAATGCATTACCCGATACTCGTGTAGGTCTCCGGAATGACGAAAATAGCAAAAAGCTTATGTTTTTAATGCTCAAAGGTTATGCGGGCAACAAATAATTCAAATACCAAAAAAGAATTACCACTATTGAATGAAGCAATTTATGCTCTTTAACAACAGCACCAGTAGTTGGTGGTAAATCTTGAATTTGCCTCAGGATAGTAAAATCCCAAGCCTGTGGAAATACAGATCGAGGCAATATTCAAGATCAGGAGGAGCACAAATCTAAAAGGCTATTTGTATAAATATAACGTGCGCTATTGAATAGATTTCATTGTGCGCGATCGGTATTTCTATGCCTTTCTTCTTCCTTCAATTTACCACCTGAATTGCGCTGCTCCGGATCGGTCAATTACTGCGTCCAGTTTTTGACCTGATCATTTCGATTTGCCCTTAACAACAACGAGCTAGCCAAATGAGCCTAGAAAATAAAACTATCATTTCAGCAGCACTGACCGGAGCATTGACTCCGAAGAGCGCCAACGAGAACATTCCGCTTACACCGGAAGAGATCGCCAAGGATGCCTATGCTTGTTGGAAAGCTGGCGCTGCCGTCGTTCATCTTCACATGCGCGACGATGAAGGCATGGGGACGATGGATCCGGCCAAATTTGCCGAAACCATCAAGCGGATCCGCGCCTATGAAGACTGCGATGTGATCATCAACTGCACCACTTCAGGCGATCATCGTGCGACGGACGCCCAGCGTATGGAGCATATCAAGACACTCAAGGAAATCGAAATCGGTTCCTATGATGCCGGTTCCTTCAACTGGATGCCGGGTGGCGTTTTCATGAACTCTCCCAAGTTCCTCGGCGAGCTTGGCGAAACGATGATCGCAAGTAACGTCAAGCCTGAAGTTGAAATTTTCGACACCGGCATGCTTGGTGTTGCCGACTATTTCGTAAAAGAAGGCAAACTGAAAACCCCAACCCATTTCCAAATCTGTCTTGGTGTTGTCGGCGCCATGC from uncultured Cohaesibacter sp. carries:
- a CDS encoding acetyl-CoA C-acetyltransferase; this encodes MSGIVIAAAARTAIGNFNGGLARVPAHELGATVIKALVARADLQPADIEDVILGQVLTGAQGQNPARQAVIEAGLPIETTALNINQVCGSGLRAVALGMQSIKCGDANIVIAGGQENMSLAPHAVFIRSGVKMGPSTMTDTMINDGLWDAFNDYHMGQTAENVAAKYGITRAMQDELAASSQSKATAAREAGKFDQEIIPVTFKTRKGDVTIGTDEFIRPETTVEKLSGLRPAFSKDGTVTAGNASGINDGAAAVVMMSAEEATKRNIRPLAKVVSWATAGVDPALMGTGPIPSSQKALSKAGWSVDDLDLIEANEAFAAQAVAVNNEMGWDTSIVNVNGGAIALGHPIGASGARIFVTLLHEMARRDAKKGLATLCIGGGMGMAVCVERE
- a CDS encoding LysR family transcriptional regulator, with the translated sequence MEIRLFREYLVLSKLLNFSRAAEQLGMTQPVLSRHLKYLEEQFDAKLLNRNTHQVELTPTGQLLAEEAEKIVVQYEATFHVIQEALGKSQSSLSIMFLGAATREFFTDFLVRFRKHHEAVEINCCDTHLDTIPDALDRHECDLAFLIRPDHQINDKQFKHIELFKDPLCLAVHKDHPLTKKAQVSITDAADYPIIGVDKAVSPLSGECNSYFLERYGVSYGPEVVSPNLSTCCFNLELSTNAVVILPKHQTHLLGKNSTFLRVAESDCQFNVELIWDPKNRNPSISLFIDELDAFLKDHAGF
- a CDS encoding 3-keto-5-aminohexanoate cleavage protein, with the translated sequence MSLENKTIISAALTGALTPKSANENIPLTPEEIAKDAYACWKAGAAVVHLHMRDDEGMGTMDPAKFAETIKRIRAYEDCDVIINCTTSGDHRATDAQRMEHIKTLKEIEIGSYDAGSFNWMPGGVFMNSPKFLGELGETMIASNVKPEVEIFDTGMLGVADYFVKEGKLKTPTHFQICLGVVGAMPATVDSLMYLYSKLPKDCTWSAFGIGRGHLPILFATLALGGHVRVGLEDNIYFSKGVKATNTQLVTRAADAIRVFGNEPATSSEAREILKLPPLQR